CCACGATTGCACGATCTGCTTGGAGGCGAGGGTGCGGCCGTCCGGAGAGATGAGGCGCTCGTTGGCGCGGGCGCAAAGCAGGTCGAACGCGCGTTTGCAGATTCCCAGCCAGCGCATGCAATGGTGAATGCGGCCGGGGCCGAGGCGTTCCTGCGCGATGGCGAAGCCGAAGCCGCCGCCGCCCAGGAGGTTTTCTTGCGGCACGCGGCAGTTCTGGAAGAGCACCTCGCCGTGGCTGAAATAGTCGCTGCCTTCGTGCCCCATCACGGCGATATTCCGCACGAGTTCGTAGCCGGGCGTGCCGGTGGGGACGATGATCATGCTGGCGCGCAGGTGCGGCGGGGCGTCCGGATGGGTGATGGCCATGACGATGGCGAATTGGCTGCCGTCGGCGCCGGTCGTATACCACTTGCGGCCGTTGATGACGTAATCGTCGCCGTCTTCGACCGCCGTCGCGGCGAGCATCACCGGGTTGGAGCCGGGCAGGTCGATCTCAGTCATCGCGAAGCAACTGCGGATTTCCCCGGCCGCCAGCGGCAAGAGGTAGGTCTCCTTCTGCCGGTCGTTGCCGTACAGGTGCAGAATTTCCATGTTGCCGGCATCGGGCGCCTGGCAGCCGAAAACGTAGTGGCCGAGGGGGGAGCGACCGAGCGCTTCGGATACCAGCCCGTGCTCGACGAGGTTTAGGCCCATGCCGCCGTATTCCTTCGGTTGGTTCGGGGCCCAAAGTTCCATCTGTTTGACGGTGTTTCGCTTTTCGCGGAGCGCGGGCAGCATGTCGCGGAATTCATGCACCATGAACTCCGGTTCCAGCGGGATCAGTTCTTGGTCGACGAATTCATCGATGAGCGCGAGGATCGTTTTCATTTTTTCCGAAATCGAAAAGTCCACGGGTCATCTCCCCATTTATGTCGAGAATCAGTGTGCGACGTACGCGTCCGCCTAATGGACCGGACGGCGTATCGCGGCATCTTCGCAACCGCTCGGCGACAAGTCAAGAAACAGGCCGTTGCACTCGCCGAAGTCGACCGGTAGTTTTACGGGACAGAACGAATCGGGACGGGAGCTCATGAACATTCTCGTGTGCGTCAAGCAAATCGTCGATGTCGATGCGCAACTGCGAATCGATGCGAACGGTCGGGAATTGGCGACGGATCCGCACACCGAGTACCGACTCAATCGATATGACGAATACGCCGTGGAGGCTGCGTTGCGCCTGCGGGAAGCGGCCGGTCGCGGTTCGGTGGCGGTGGCCTCGGTCGGTCCGCCCCGGGTCGTGCAGGTGTTGCGCCGCGCGATGGGCATGGGCGCGGATCGCGGTTTTCACATTGCGGCGGACGCGAACCTCGACGCTCGTTCCATCGCCGCGTGCCTGGCGGAATTGTGCCGGCGGGAACGGTTTGATTTGGTCCTCGCGGGCGTGATGTCCGAAGACGCGATGCAGTCCGCCGTGGGGCCGATGATCGCGGCGTTGCTCGATTATCCCTGTGTCACCAATGTCGTCGACATGGGGCTCGACGAGGAATGCGACGCGGCGGTGACGCGCGAGGTGGAAGGCGGACGGCGCGAGATTTTCGCGCTGCGTTTCCCGGCGTTGGTGACGGTGCAAAGCGGGCCGAACAAGCCACGGTATCCGAAGCTGTCGCTGATGCTGCGCGCCAATCAAAGCGAAGTCGCGGAGTTGTCGGCTGTCGAGTTGGACGCCGGCTGCCGGGAGCGCGCGATCACGAAAATGGAGTTTCCGCAACAACATCGGCAGACACGGTTTTTGGCGGGTGACACCTCGGCGAAGGCAGCGGAACTGGCTCGGCTGCTGCGCGAGCGCCACTATTTCGCAACGGACAAGCGATGAAAAGAATCATCGTCGGCGTTGAGCATTTGGACGGGGAAATCACGCCGATTTCCTTCGAGTCGGCCGCGTGCGCCGTGCGTTTGAGTTCCTTGCTCGATGTCTTGCCCCTGGCGGTAATCGTCGGAGTGGACATCGACGAACTCGCGTCACGCTTCGCCGAACGAACCGGTTTGGATGTCGTCGCGGTGCATTGCCCGGCCGGGCGCACACTGACGGCGGCGGCGTTATCGAACGTGGTGAATTCGCTCGAAACGGTTTGCGTGTGCCTACCTCAAACAGTGGTGGGCGGGCAAATCGCGCCCATGCTGGCCGTGGTGCTAGACGGCGACTGCATCACCGGCGTTGAGGACTTCACGCGCGAAGGCGCGCGACTTTTGGTTCGCCGCGCGTCGCACAACGCGAAGATTGCGGAGTGGGCCGCCGTGCGCGACTACCCGCTGGTCGTGACGGTGGCGCAGGGCGCGTTTTCCTTTGCGAAAGGCGACACGGTGCGTAGCGGCAGCGTCACGCATCTTGATTTCGATATCGGCGACGAGCGAATTACCTATCGAGGTGTCGCTGTGGCCGAGGCGACCGACACCGAACTGGCCGAAGCGGAGATCATCTTTGCCGCGGGGCGGGGGATCGGCGCGCGGGAGAATCTGGCCGTGGTGGAGCAACTGGCCGGGCGTTTCGCGGGCGGCGCCGTGGCCGGTTCGCGGCCGGTATGCGATGCGGGGTGGCTACCCTATCGGCGGCAGGTCGGCCAGACGGGCGCTGCGGTGCGGCCGAGAACGTACGTCGCTTGCGGCGTGTCGGGAGCCACGCAGCACGTGCAAGGTATGCGGGAGGCAGAGTTCGTGGTGGCGATCAACAAGGACGAGCACGCGCCGATTTTCCAGCATGCGAACGTGGGCGTCGTGGAGGACGTCAAGGCATTTCTGCCGGTATTGCTGTCGTTGCTGCGCGAGGCGGACTAACATCAACCTCCAGTGGTGAAACATAATCGCGGCGGGCGCTGTCTTACACGATACAGGTGACAATCAATCGCGAAGGTGGCAATTTATCGGCTGACGGCTCGCCCGCAGGTTTCATTCAACACGATCGATTGTTGTGAGCTTCCCCGGACGAACGTGGAGGGTGTCATGGTTGGAGAATCGAAAACTCGAAGTCGTTGGTTTTTGATCGCCGCGTTCGTGCTGATCCTGAGCGCGGCATGCGCCGGTTGCGATGGGAATCTGTTCGCTCCCAAACCGGCCGTCGTCTACGTGTCGTTCGACGACCTCGACGGGCTGCAACAAGAAGCCGTCGTCTTTTTCGAGGGGCGGCAAGTCGGCAAGGTCGCCGCGATCCAAGGCCTCGCCAACGGCGGCGCGCGGGTGACGCTGTCGATCCCGGCCACTCAAGCCGCGGGCATTTGCGCAAACCCCGTGGTCGCCATCAAAAAGCCGGGATTTTTAGCCGGGAATGAAGCGAAACCGGAAGTACACATGATGTGCCGTTATGCGTCGGGCAAAGCCCTGGCGACCGGGCAGTCGTTGCATGGCGTCTCGTGGTTCCGCTACCGGGTGGTGAGCACCAGCCGCTCGGTAAAAGACGGACTAACCGACCTCGTGGAGGAAGTCGACCAACTCACCGACGACCTGGATGAATTCGTGGCGTCGAAGGATTTCGAATACGTGCTGGATTCCGTTGCGGTCGCGACGCGAAAAATCGAGATGGCCACCGTCGAGCAAAAAGAAAAGCTCGCGAAACAAACGCTGCCGAAATTGGAGCGCCAAATTGAAGCAGCCCGGCAGCACTACGAAAAACTCGGCGAGGTCAAAAAAGCGCGCGAATTGGACCACGCCCTGGAAGCGTTGCGACAGAAGTCCGCACCCTGACGCGGTGCCGGAATAGCGACCGCGGACACATTGCCTGTACAGGGAAAGTCTTTGTTCGTTTATAGATTACAAAGAATCGCACACCCTGATCGTTATTATGTCGGATTAAGCCATGATCCGCAGCGCCGCCTTGCCGAGCATAATTCCGGCAAATCGGTACACACGAATAGATATCGACCCTGGCGGTTAGTGTCCTACCATTGGTTCGCCGACGAAGCCAAAGCGCGCTCCTTTGAAGAGTATTTGAAATCAGGCTCAGGCCGAGCCTTTGCGAGAAAAACATTTTTGACATCTTCGCCCAGTTGTGGATAATAGATCGTGTACCCTTACGTATACAAACGTAATTGGAGGGTCTTTTGCGCCGCCACGTACAACCGCGCAAAACAAAAGATGTTTCCAGTGACGGGACGGCAACCGCTGCACCCGATCTCTTGCACGCGTTTGTGCCCGAAAGACCCCATTTGGGCCCCCAATATCCGTTTTCGCCCCCTGGGCGCCGTAGCTTTGGCGAAGGCGGCTCTCTCTCTGAATCTTTCCCGTGCCGAGCGAAGGCGAAGCATGGACTTCGCGCAACTCGTCCTAAAGATGAGAGTGCTTATAAATCAAGTAGCTACGAGACGCGATTTTCCGAAGGTTTGACTCTCAATGCCTGTGCACATACAACTTCCTTTTCTAGAAAGGCTTGATCATGGCTGAAACAAACGGAAATCAGATTATTCGTCACGAGGATTTAGCTGTCATCAATAATGCCGAATCGCGAGATGTTTTCGTAGCCTATCCATACTCTTTGGAAAACCTCCATGATTATAGGAACACTTACCTCAGATTGAAGTCAAATTTTCATGCTAACTTTATCTTCGCTGATAATGAGCATACAGGGGAAATGCTTTTACAAAAAATCGCTGCTCAGATTAAAGCATCCAGGATGGCCCTTTTCGACGTAAGCATGTGGAACGCTAATGTTATTCTGGAATTAGGCATAGCAATGGGCCTTGACATTCCTACCTATATCTTTTTTAATCCGGCCTACACTCCCCATCAGTCTATTCCAAGCGATATTGATGGCATAGACAGAAAAGTATACTCAAATATAGATGAATTATCTATAGCTGTATCTGCAGTTCTTGAAAGGCATTTGGCTGTCGACGATGATTATATTATTAAAAATGCTTATATTCAAATAAAGCATAAAAAATTAGAAGACCAAGACATGACAAAATACAGAGAAATTTATGCGAACATTGGCAGTGTGCCACGAGAATTAATTCGTTTGCTAGGAAACGAAAAAGATTCTTGGCTTCCACTTATTGAACAACAAGAATTTGAGGAACTTGCGCGGCAATTTTATTTAAGATTTTTAGCAAGAGAACCTGAGAACCATTCTGTGGTTCAAGGTAGGGCCTTTCAATTGGAAAGTGAGTGGGAGAAACACGGTGAGATTTCTCGGAATGTTGATGACTATGTGAATTCCCAGGAGTATTCGAATCGATTTGGCGATAGAATTGTTCCTTACAATGAATGACGAGGATAAGTGCATTCTCTCGGGGCACTGTCGACAAAAGGATTTTCCGGGGACAGGATTGTCCGGGGACAGTATATAGAAAATGAAGGAAGATCTACCGTTTGATAGGGTTCGCTCATGGCACGCATTGCTCGAATCGTGGCGGTCGAGCATCCACATCATGTGATTCAACGAGGGAATCGTCGGCAGTCGACGTTTTTCTGCGATGAGGACTATGAATCCTATCTCGATCTCATGGCCGGGTGGTGCACGAAACACGCCGTCGAAATATGGGGCTATTGCCTGATGAGCAATCATGTCGATCTGATTGCCGTGCCGACGAGGACCGAGGAAAGCTTGCGACTGGCCATTGGCGAGGGCCACCGCAGGTACACCCGGAGGATTAAATTCCGGGAGGGATGGCGGGGCCATTTGTGGCAGGAGCGGTTCCATTCATATCCCATGGATGAATATCCTTTACTCGCGGCCGCCCGGTACGTGAAACAAAACCCGGTTCGTGCGGGGATGTTGGAAAAGGCTGGCGACTACCCGTGGAGCAGCGCTGCGGCGCACCTGGCCGGGCGGGACGATCGTCTGGTTCTGGTCAAGCCACTGCTTGAAATGATCGATGATTAAAAAGAATATCTCGATGAAGAAAATCCCGAAGAGACGGTACGTCAAATTCGGAAACACGAACAGACGGGCAGGCCGCTGGGCAGCAACTCCTTTGTGGAAAGGCTGGAGAAAGCATTGGGACGGGTATTGCGGCCACTGAAACCGTGGGAAAAGAAAACAAAAGAGTGAATTTCTATTTACTGTCCCCGGAACCTCCGCGATTGCAATGCTCCAGTACTTCCACTGCTCACGAATCTTGCCTGGACAACGCCGATCTGCGACGGCAGAATATGTTGAATGATGAAACGACAGCTTTTTCGAACCTGTCTCCAAGTCAACCAACCTGTCGAGTGGGGAGTGTTCCATGCCCTCTGAGTACAAGAACTGCCTCGTCACTTTTTTTGACATCCTTGGGTTTTCGAGTCTTGTTTCTGAGGAGCAATCTGCCGAGAAAATCGAGAGCATTTTGGAAGCAATGCGGTCTATTTCTCAGCCCGACCCAATATCAAACTTGTCTCAAAAATTTGAAGAGATAAAGGGTAGGCTCGAGATGCTCAAAACATCGAAGCAGAAAATCGCTACTCTTGAAGAGCGAAAAAAATGGGAAAAGGATTTTGCACAGGCAACAAGTGATCTTAACGACATACTAAAACCGGAAGATATTGCAAAGAAACAGATGAACAGAATGCAAACCATCAATTTCTCCGACTCGATTGTGAGAGTTGTCCCCCTCTTTGCCGTCTCAAGTTTATTTTCGCAAGTAATGATGGTCGTCTACGAATTTTTCGTGTTGAATCGTATTTTAGCTGATCTAGCATTAAAGAAAATATTATTACGAGGCGGAATAACAATCGGCGCTATAAATGTAGGAGAATCTCATGTTTTTGGCCCCGCTCTCATTAAGGCATATAGACTCGAATCAAGACTGGCACGCTATCCCAGAATCGTTGTGGATTCCAACGTTCTCGATTTATTTCATTCGCCAGAGCTTGCAGCTGCGACCCATGAAGCTGGCGTAGTAATTGATTTAAATAAAATGATTGAGGGCCAAATTCGAAAAGACCACGACGGCGTGTGGTTCATGGATTATATTGAAGGCAATCGTAGAGTTACAAAGAAAGAGTGGTTTGCAAAATTCATTCAAGAGCATAAAGAAGCGGTCATCACAAGGATAGAAGAATTTTGTAGCCATTCTCAAGATGCCTCAATTGGGGAGAAATTATTTTGGATTGCGAACTATCATAATTCAAGCGTTGATTATATTGAAGCTGAAGAAATCGCCAAAATGGGCGTTGAACCATCGGAATTGAAAATTATAGTTCCAAAATTGAATTACTGAATCATATTATTCCGCTGTAGAGTTACGAGAATTCTTTGTTTCCCAAACCGTAGTTTTCTCGCTGCTCTTCCCACAGCAGTGGAATCTGCTTCTTGGTGAGGCGGGCCAGCGACAAGCCCGACGGTTCCCTGCCGTCGAGAATGGCGTCGATGATGTCTGGGGCGAGCAGCGTGAGATCGAGGATGCGGCTCACGTAAGCGCGGTCCACCCTAAGACGCTTGGCGAGCGCGGCGATAGATGCGATCTTTCCAGTTTCCAGAAGTTCCGGCCAGCGGGAGGTTCGCGCCAGGGCAACCACCAGAGGCCGCTGGGTTTTGGAACGGCCCATGTCGGTCGCCTGATAATCTTCCGGCGTGATGATTTCTTTTCGACCGCCACGTTTTTTGAATTTCAGCGGGATGTGGATACGAATGTTTTCGCCGTTGCGTTGGAGATTGATCTTGTCTTTCTTTTCAGCCATTCGTTGCTGTCCTTTCTTATCTGTCGTCCAGTTAGTTGACCAGACTGTGCAGACTATCGGAGCCCATGAGCACTTCGGCGCCGTCTTCGTGGACGATCACTTTGTCGACCAACAGGCTCACGATTCGTGCTTGCACGGCCGGGCGCCTGCGGACGCGCGGTACGCGCTAACGCGACCGATCGGTTTGTAAAGGTTTTGTTTAAATGCTTGCCCCCCTCCGGTAGACTTGTTTATCTGGTGTAGGACGAAGTAGCGCGAAATCCAAACCTGTCGTAATGGAGAGCCCCGGCCATGCCCTCGGACGCCCAGGCGAGATTGAACGTTTTGGTGATCGACGACGACCGCAAGTTGTGTCGGTTGATCGAAGACTACCTCGCGCCTTTCGGTTACGCGGTAACCAGTGCCTATACGGGCGGGGAAGGGTTGGATGAAGCTCGCACGGACCGGTACGACGTCGTCATCCTGGATGTCATGTTGCCCGGCATGGACGGGTTCGAGGTGTTGCGCCG
Above is a genomic segment from Candidatus Lernaella stagnicola containing:
- a CDS encoding electron transfer flavoprotein subunit beta/FixA family protein; this encodes MNILVCVKQIVDVDAQLRIDANGRELATDPHTEYRLNRYDEYAVEAALRLREAAGRGSVAVASVGPPRVVQVLRRAMGMGADRGFHIAADANLDARSIAACLAELCRRERFDLVLAGVMSEDAMQSAVGPMIAALLDYPCVTNVVDMGLDEECDAAVTREVEGGRREIFALRFPALVTVQSGPNKPRYPKLSLMLRANQSEVAELSAVELDAGCRERAITKMEFPQQHRQTRFLAGDTSAKAAELARLLRERHYFATDKR
- a CDS encoding acyl-CoA dehydrogenase family protein, producing the protein MDFSISEKMKTILALIDEFVDQELIPLEPEFMVHEFRDMLPALREKRNTVKQMELWAPNQPKEYGGMGLNLVEHGLVSEALGRSPLGHYVFGCQAPDAGNMEILHLYGNDRQKETYLLPLAAGEIRSCFAMTEIDLPGSNPVMLAATAVEDGDDYVINGRKWYTTGADGSQFAIVMAITHPDAPPHLRASMIIVPTGTPGYELVRNIAVMGHEGSDYFSHGEVLFQNCRVPQENLLGGGGFGFAIAQERLGPGRIHHCMRWLGICKRAFDLLCARANERLISPDGRTLASKQIVQSWIAESAAEIQAARLMTLHAAWKIDREGAKAARDEISLIKFMVANAMGRVVDRALQVHGGLGMTDDTILAFFYRHERAARIYDGADEVHKVSFGKRMARRYAGRRVK
- a CDS encoding transposase yields the protein MARIARIVAVEHPHHVIQRGNRRQSTFFCDEDYESYLDLMAGWCTKHAVEIWGYCLMSNHVDLIAVPTRTEESLRLAIGEGHRRYTRRIKFREGWRGHLWQERFHSYPMDEYPLLAAARYVKQNPVRAGMLEKAGDYPWSSAAAHLAGRDDRLVLVKPLLEMIDD
- a CDS encoding electron transfer flavoprotein subunit alpha/FixB family protein, which produces MKRIIVGVEHLDGEITPISFESAACAVRLSSLLDVLPLAVIVGVDIDELASRFAERTGLDVVAVHCPAGRTLTAAALSNVVNSLETVCVCLPQTVVGGQIAPMLAVVLDGDCITGVEDFTREGARLLVRRASHNAKIAEWAAVRDYPLVVTVAQGAFSFAKGDTVRSGSVTHLDFDIGDERITYRGVAVAEATDTELAEAEIIFAAGRGIGARENLAVVEQLAGRFAGGAVAGSRPVCDAGWLPYRRQVGQTGAAVRPRTYVACGVSGATQHVQGMREAEFVVAINKDEHAPIFQHANVGVVEDVKAFLPVLLSLLREAD
- a CDS encoding response regulator gives rise to the protein MPSDAQARLNVLVIDDDRKLCRLIEDYLAPFGYAVTSAYTGGEGLDEARTDRYDVVILDVMLPGMDGFEVLRRLRQHSEIPVLMLTSRGDETDRIVGLEIGADDYLPKTFSTRELLARLRAVARRSFEYKRKNA
- a CDS encoding phycobilisome rod-core linker polypeptide — protein: MAETNGNQIIRHEDLAVINNAESRDVFVAYPYSLENLHDYRNTYLRLKSNFHANFIFADNEHTGEMLLQKIAAQIKASRMALFDVSMWNANVILELGIAMGLDIPTYIFFNPAYTPHQSIPSDIDGIDRKVYSNIDELSIAVSAVLERHLAVDDDYIIKNAYIQIKHKKLEDQDMTKYREIYANIGSVPRELIRLLGNEKDSWLPLIEQQEFEELARQFYLRFLAREPENHSVVQGRAFQLESEWEKHGEISRNVDDYVNSQEYSNRFGDRIVPYNE
- a CDS encoding MlaD family protein, whose product is MVGESKTRSRWFLIAAFVLILSAACAGCDGNLFAPKPAVVYVSFDDLDGLQQEAVVFFEGRQVGKVAAIQGLANGGARVTLSIPATQAAGICANPVVAIKKPGFLAGNEAKPEVHMMCRYASGKALATGQSLHGVSWFRYRVVSTSRSVKDGLTDLVEEVDQLTDDLDEFVASKDFEYVLDSVAVATRKIEMATVEQKEKLAKQTLPKLERQIEAARQHYEKLGEVKKARELDHALEALRQKSAP